In the genome of Paenibacillus pabuli, the window TACTTCCTTGGATATCGTTGTTAGCTGCTTTTCGTAGTCAGCTTTGAGCGCTGCAATCTGCTGTTGATTATGGGTCTGAAGCTGATTAATCATCTGTTGCTGGAGGTGGTTACTATAATAGTAGGTTCCGAGTACTCCAAGTGCAATAAGAACAATCCACATGACCAGAAACAGCTTGACTGAAGATCCGGCCTTACCTTTGGCGCTCCGGGTGTGATGGATGTCAGAGGGTTGGACAGAAGGTTTCATATCATCACTCCTGGTTATTTATAGGTACAAAAAAATTTCCAGTCCTCATTCTATCACGCCCCTATTGATTACGCAAAAATGAAATTCTTTGAGAAATAGGATAAAAAGAGATTGCATCGGAAGGAAGTCCTAGGATACAATTTCTTATAGATGCAATAAGTAGGAACTTTGGGCATGTTTTTCGACTTTTTTAGATAGAAATGCAGGAAATTTATACTATATTTTGATCTTTCTTCACTCGGGAAGACAAAAGTCCTGATGTGGTGACAGCAAAATACAGTAAAAATAGAGCTGTTGATACAGCTGTATCAAGTGTTTTTCTATTTTTCGACATTATCCGACTTTTACTTCTTATATATACGGACTGTCGCAAGAATAGAGACTTCACTTTGGCTCACGGTAGAAACGGAAATTGTCCAATACATAACAGGGGGAACAACAATGAAAAAAGTATGGCAGGTGGTCATCATAGATATCCACCCCACCAGCATGCTGGGCACAAAATTGATTTTGGAAGAACAGCAGGATCTGTTGGTACGGGGGATGACTTCGACTGGGTCCGAAGGACTTGATCTGGTGAATATTCACCAACCCGATCTGATTTTGATGGATTATCGGCTCCCTGAGGGTCAGGCGGATCAGTATATTGCCCAGATGAAAAATCTGTCGGCACATAGTCACATCATTATTCTCACAGACGAGGACAATGTAAAATTATTTCGTCATCTAATCAGTCTTGGTGCAAGTGGTATGCTGTCCAAACAGGCTTCCCCTAGCCAGCTGATTCATCTGATTTCCGGGCTTCGTGAGGGTTGTGTATCCATCCCATTATCCTGGTTAGCCAGTTCGGAATGGGCCCAGCCCGTCGAGTCTCCGGCAGAAGAACTTATCGTTGAATTAACAGAAACCGAAACTTTTATCATGGAAAGAATTGTTCAGGGCGTAACCTATGATAAAATAGCCAGTGAGATTAACGTTAGCAGACGTTCAATTGATAATTACCTGCGCAAAATATACGTGAAGCTGGATGTGAGCAGCAGGGCACAGGCGATTGAACGTTATGCCTTATATGCGAGGCAGACCAAAACCGTATCCTGATGAGCATGGTTTCATGAACTCATGGGAACAATGAATCGTCAAGTGTCCCGTTCTGGTCATATTCAGTGTTCATCAGGAATAGGTTGTAGGGGCTACGGACTGCGAGCATAGTTCGGATTAGGGATGAAAGGGGAACGGACCGATGAAATATTTCTTCGCCTCCCGTACAAACAGGCTTTTGACATCACCGCTGAGGGACATTCGTGAGATGTCTGGCCGGGATTATTTCATTTCTCTGGCAGAAGAGCTGCCTGCGGAGGAGCTGTTTCCATTCAAACTGCTGGAAGAAGCGGCGCTTTCTGTATTCAGTTCCGGACCCTCCGCATTGCAGTACGGCGAACCGGCAGGGTACGGACCGTTGAGAGAATGGCTGGACAACGATTGGAATGCCCGTAAGGGCATTCGGACAGTACCAGATCAGATTCTATTGACCACAGGTACCCAGCAGGCCATCGATCTTGTGATGCGTTTGCTGCTTGAGCCTGGAGATTCAGTATTGGTCGAGCATCCTACCTCCCCAGGCTGTCTCGAGGTTCTGGAGATGCAAGGCGCCAAAATCGTGCCCGTCACAGGTGATGGGGATGGTATTCTGCCTGACCTATTGGAGCATCACATGCAGCAGGTGAGACCGAAGCTGCTTTTTGCTGCACCCAGTTTTTCCAATCCAACCGGTGTGCTGTGGAGTATGGAACGGCGTGAAGCTGTGCTTGATCTGTGCTCACGTTATGGTGTGCTGCTTGTGGAGGACGATTCCTATGGTGAACTTCATTTCGATGGATTGGAACCGAGGGACTTCTACCGAAAGTATCCTTCCCTCTTTGCGCTGGATACAGCGGATCAGGGTGGACATGTTCTCTACATTGGTTCATTTAGCAAAACTGTAGCACCTGCCCTGCGTACAGGTTGGGCTGCCGGACACCCGGCTCTGATCCAGGCTATGGCCTCCGTGAAACGGATAGCGGATGGACAGTCCAGCCCCATGAATCAGCGGTTATTGTATCAACTGCTCGCCCATTCTCCTTTTAAGTGGAGCGATCATCTCTCCATGCTGAACCGAGAATATAAGACCAGACTCAAGCTTATGCTTGAATTATTGAAGCGTCCAGGTTGGAAAGGGAGTCAGTACAGCATTCCTGAGGGGGGGATGTATCTGTGGGTACAGCTGCCGGAAGGATTGGACAGCGGAGCCTTGCTCAAAGCAGCTTTGTTAAAAGGGGTTTCTTTTCTTCCCGGTTCTCTCTGCTCCACTGGTGAACAGGATCATCGGTACATTCGATTGAACTTCAGCCATCCCGGCCGGGATGAGTTACTCCTTGGCATGAATCTGATCAGTGAGTCCATAACAGAGTTTACAGCCCGGAGTTAAACCGGATATAGAAAAGAAAGAAAGTAAGTATGACCAAATCGATGCCTGGAATTCAGGCTCACAGAAGATCCAGGCATTGGATTTGGAAGCAAAGATGTTACCCCCAAAAGTAATTACCTTATTGCATCCACTAACATTTTTATATATAATATGTATTAATGAGTTGTTGTTTTCTTTATATAAGCTGCATTCATTGCAAGTTCGGGAGAAGCACTCATATATTTTAACTAACGGGGGAACAAACATGTCCAACATTTTATTTGTCAAAGCAAATGACCGTCCTGCAGATCAAGCAGTCAGCGTACAATTGTACGATGCATTTTTGAGCGCATACAAAGAATCCCACCCAGGTGACACAGTTACCGAGCTGGATCTCTACAATACAGATCTTCCTTACTACGGCAACACTGTAATTACAGGTGGATACAAAGCTGCTAACGGTATCGAAGCAACAGCTGAAGAGCAAAAAGCAGCTGCACTGGCAGCACAATTGCAAGATCAATTCTTGGCAGCAGACAAAGTGGTATTTGCATTCCCACTGTGGAACTTCACTGTTCCAGCACCATTGGTGAACTACATTTCCTACCTGAGCCAAGCTGGAAAAATGTTTAAATACACTGCTGAAGGCCCAGTAGGTCTGGTAGGCGACAAAAAAGTGGCATTGCTGAACGCACGTGGCGGAGTGTACTCCGTAGAGCCTATGGCATCCGCTGAAATGTCCGTGAAATATATTACGAATGTATTGAACTTCTGGGGTATCCAAAACCCTGAACTGGTTATCGTTGAAGGTCACAATGCTTCTCCTGACCGTTCCCAAGAAATCGTGGCAGCTGGTCTGAAATTGGCTTCTGAAGTAGCAGCAAGCTTCTAATAGCCTCATACTTAGAAACACGAAAAAGCCTGTTATCTCCATTGGAGATGACAGGCTTTTTTGCATCTTCATTTTTTGGAATAAAGCTATGCTGCCTCAATTATCCCTTCCATGGATCTGGTAGGGAACCGTTATTTCTGCAATATGCTCCAGCTTCGTATCAACAATATGTTGAATCAGGGGGGAATCCATTTCTAGTTCATTTATATCCCGTTCAAACATATTATTATCCTCAAGCATGTGAGCATGCTCGGTCAATGCCTGCACACCCTTAATCGTCAGTACATATCGTCCACGGGAGAGCCGCTCAAACCAACCATAATAATTTTTTTGCAGAATGGACGCAGCAGAACCCACACTTGTCAGTTTGCTGATCAAGGCTGGGGAGGCTTCTCCCTGAGCGCGAAGGGCGGAAGCCACACGTAATGCTTTTTCTCTGTAAGCGGTGACCAGCTGCCTGCGTGTGCTTCCCCCCGTGTTGTAGTCACCACTGCGCTCGTCGAATTCCTTCAGCAGTCGTTGCCGCCGGATACCACCTTTACGTACACTGGTGCTGTTACCAGGCGTAAAAGTTTGGACAGCAGGTTCGCACAGCACATCAATCAGAGGTGATTTGGTTTTGTAGAACGTAACGGTAATAAGCCCCAGTCCGAGTTGTCTGCACAGGGCAGTCAATTCGCCCCAGCGCTGGTTCACGGCACCACGCTTGCTGCGGTTTCGCTCAACAGCTAGATACACGAAGGGGCTGAGCTTCAGGCGCTGCATACCCTGTAGCAGCAGAGACAGATTAAATGTTTTTTTCATCTCCACAATGAGTGGTTCATTCTGATCCGATCTGACCCCAACCAGGTCACAATGTTTGACCTCAGCCTTCACGTCGTAACCGCGTCGTTCGAAAAAGGCCTTTACAGGCGAATATAACTCGGTTTCGTACTTTACTGCCATCGCTTCTGCTCCTTTCCTGAAGTGCTTGTCTCTGGCCAACTAATGTCCCGTTTCCTGAATTTAGAACCTTCATTATATCATATCCGTTCTTTTTTTTCTGAGCACACAAGATGTCTGATAGAACAAGGAAAGCCCCAAATTAAGAACTGCGGATTGAAAAAAAGAGGTCAACTTATCCGATTTGCCGCATAGGTATGTAATACACTTTTCACAACAATACATGATGTTTGGACAGAGGGTGGCGGGACTAATCCGGACCGCAAGATTGGTATTCAAGCAGAAGCCGTAATTCTATTGATTTCTTCATACCATTCGGAATGGTTGACAATCACACTAAAGGAGCCATGGGAGGTACCAAGCATGAATATTTTTGAACGCGTTGCGGAACATCGGGCAGAGAGTGACCGTTTATCATGGAACGGGACATTTGAAGATTATATTGCACTGCTGAGAGAGGACCCGACTCCGGCAATGACGGCTCACGCACGAGTGTACCAGATGATTGAATCGTTCGGCGTGGAGGAAGTTGGGGGGCACAAACGGTACAAGTTTTTTGAACAGGAAATTTTTGGGCTGGATCGCTCCATTGAAAAGCTGGTGGAAGAATATTTCCACTCGGCAGCACGCCGCCTGGATGTTCGTAAACGGATTCTGCTGCTTATGGGTCCGGTCAGCGGAGGAAAGTCAACACTCGTAACGCTGCTGAAACGTGGTCTTGAACAATTCTCCCGCACAGAGAAGGGTGCAGTATACGCTATTGAAGGATGCCCAATGCATGAGGAACCTCTGCATCTGATTCCGCTGGAGCTTCGTCCCGAAGTGGAAAAGGAAATCGGTGTCCGCATTGAGGGCAATCTGTGCCCGTCTTGCCAGATGCGTCTTCGGACCGAATATGGCGGTGATATCAGCAAGGTACGGGTGGAACGGGTCATCATTTCGGAGGATAATCGGGTGGGGATCGGAACTTTCAGTCCATCCGATCCGAAATCCCAGGATATTGCCGATCTGACCGGAAGTATCGACTTCTCAACCATTACCGAATTCGGTTCCGAGTCCGATCCACGCGCTTATCGTTTTGACGGTGAATTGAACAAGGCCAACCGTGGGTTGATGGAATTTCAGGAGATGCTGAAATGTGATGAGAAGTTTCTGTGGAACCTGTTGTCGCTGACGCAGGAAGGAAACTTTAAAGCGGGCCGATTTGCCTTGATTAGTGCAGATGAGATGATTGTGGCACATACGAATGAATCCGAATATAAATCCTTTATTTCCAACAAAAAGAATGAGGCCTTGCAGTCCCGGATGATCGTCATGCCTATTCCCTATAACCTGAAGGTTTCCGAGGAAGAGAAGATTTACGGCAAGCTCATTCAGCAAAGTGATATGAAGCATGTCCATATTGCACCGCATGCCTTGCGAACTGCAGCCATTTTTTCCATACTTACCCGCTTGAAAGAAACGAAGAAACAGGGCATGGATCTGGTCAAAAAAATGCGGATGTATGACGGCGAAGAAGTTGAAGGGTACAAAGAAGCCGATCTGCGTGAGATGCAAAATGAATATTTGGATGAGGGCATGTCAGGCATTGATCCCCGTTATGTCATCAACCGGATATCCAGTGCTTTGATTAAGCAAAATCTTCAGTGCATTAACGCGTTGGATATCCTCCGCGCTATCAAGGATGGTCTGGATCAGCATGCTTCAATTTCAAAAGAGGAACGCGAACGTTATTTGAATTTTATTGCTCTGGCTCGAAAGGAATATGATGAGCTGGCGAAGAAAGAAGTGCAGAAAGCATTTGTCTACTCGTTCGAAGAATCGGCCAAAACGCTGTTCGAGAACTACCTCGATAATATCGAGGCATTCTGCAACTGGTCCAAAATTCGTGATCCACTAACGGATGAGGAGATGGATCCGGATGAACGCTTGATGCGTTCAATTGAGGAGCAGATCGGTATTTCCGAAAATGCCAAAAAGGCCTTCAGGGAAGAGATATTGATTCGTATCTCGGCCTATTCCCGCAAGGAGCGCAAGTTCGAATACAGCAGTCATGATCGTTTGCGTGAAGCGATTGAAAAGAAACTGTTCGCTGACTTGAAGGATATTGTGAAGATCACAACTTCGACCAAGACTCCTGATGCGACGCAACTGAAACGAATGAATGAAGTGATTAAACGGTTGATTGAAGAACATGGATATACCGCAGCCAGCGCAAATGAACTGCTTCGTTATGTGGGCAGTCTGTTGAATCGCTGATCAGCAACGAACCATTCCGGATCAGGCTCCTTATGCCTGCTGTGAGGCTCCTTCGCAGCAGGATGGGGGGCCTTTTTATATAGGGAAATGTACAATGGGGATCAGGAAACTGACAAAGAAGGTCAATTTGATGACAAATTAGTTCTAATGGTATATGTAAAATTAGGACATTTAGTCTATAATCGATACATATATTTACAATTTAATCTTTTTTGTGGTTATTAAGGAGCTGACAGAACTAGTTATGAGTATTGCTATAGCAAGACAACAACAACTTGATTATATTGGATTGACCGCCGGAGATCTGCAATTGCTTGCTGATCATCGACCTGCTTTTGAGAAAGTGGTAGATGAAGTGGTGGACCACTTCTACAATCATGTGGGCAATTATCCGAATTTGGTCGATCTCATTGCCCGCTTCTCATCCATTGACCGTTTGAAGGAAACACAAAAGCTATACTGGTTATCCATGACCGATGGTGTAGTTGATGATGCATACATTGAACAGCGCATTGCGATTGGACTGGTCCATTCCCGCATTGGTTTGTCCGAAGATTATTATTTGGGCACGTATATGGTTTATCTCGATATTGCAACAAGCATATTCCAGCAGGTCATCCCTGAGCACTGGCATCTGGTTATTCAGGCCCTTAGTAAAATGTTCAACCTCGATTCACAACTTGTACTGGAGGCTTACGAGAAGAAGGAGAAGGAAAAATTAAATCAACTGGCGGAAGATCAGCAGCACACGTTGCTGGCGATCACGCAGATTACCCAGCAGCTGACAGGCATGATTAGTGAATTGAATGAAAATGCTCAGGCGATCTCTGATGTGGCCAGGGAAACGGCTGCCTCTCAGGATCAGGCCAATGGACTGTTGGAGGAGCTGACCAAAGAAATTCATCAGATTGGCAAAATGGGTGAGATCATTCGTGAAATATCGGACCAGAGTCATCTCGTGGGTTTGAATGCTGCCATTGAAGCTGCACATGCAGGCGAATTCGGCCGAGGATTCGAGGTGGTTGCCAGTGAGGTTCGCAAGCTGGCGGCTAGTTCTCGTGAGGCCCAAGGGAAAATCCAGTCGAACCTGGCCCAAATCATGAAGAAGCTGGGCAGCGTTCAACAGGAGTCGGAACATACCGCCTCTGGGGCAAGGCGTCAGGCATCCCGTTCAGAAGAGCTTGCGGTTTTTGCTACCACTATGGAGAAACTGGCATGTGATCTAAGGAAATTGGATCATCAGGAATAGGCGGTCATACCGGCTGGAAGCTGTGATACCGTTTCTGGCTGTTTTAAGCTATAATGGGTAGACAAACCTGCCGATGTTATAGTAAATGCAGCCGGAGACAGGGGATTTGAAAGAGGTTG includes:
- a CDS encoding response regulator transcription factor, which gives rise to MKKVWQVVIIDIHPTSMLGTKLILEEQQDLLVRGMTSTGSEGLDLVNIHQPDLILMDYRLPEGQADQYIAQMKNLSAHSHIIILTDEDNVKLFRHLISLGASGMLSKQASPSQLIHLISGLREGCVSIPLSWLASSEWAQPVESPAEELIVELTETETFIMERIVQGVTYDKIASEINVSRRSIDNYLRKIYVKLDVSSRAQAIERYALYARQTKTVS
- a CDS encoding PLP-dependent aminotransferase family protein, whose protein sequence is MKYFFASRTNRLLTSPLRDIREMSGRDYFISLAEELPAEELFPFKLLEEAALSVFSSGPSALQYGEPAGYGPLREWLDNDWNARKGIRTVPDQILLTTGTQQAIDLVMRLLLEPGDSVLVEHPTSPGCLEVLEMQGAKIVPVTGDGDGILPDLLEHHMQQVRPKLLFAAPSFSNPTGVLWSMERREAVLDLCSRYGVLLVEDDSYGELHFDGLEPRDFYRKYPSLFALDTADQGGHVLYIGSFSKTVAPALRTGWAAGHPALIQAMASVKRIADGQSSPMNQRLLYQLLAHSPFKWSDHLSMLNREYKTRLKLMLELLKRPGWKGSQYSIPEGGMYLWVQLPEGLDSGALLKAALLKGVSFLPGSLCSTGEQDHRYIRLNFSHPGRDELLLGMNLISESITEFTARS
- a CDS encoding FMN-dependent NADH-azoreductase produces the protein MSNILFVKANDRPADQAVSVQLYDAFLSAYKESHPGDTVTELDLYNTDLPYYGNTVITGGYKAANGIEATAEEQKAAALAAQLQDQFLAADKVVFAFPLWNFTVPAPLVNYISYLSQAGKMFKYTAEGPVGLVGDKKVALLNARGGVYSVEPMASAEMSVKYITNVLNFWGIQNPELVIVEGHNASPDRSQEIVAAGLKLASEVAASF
- a CDS encoding DUF2161 domain-containing phosphodiesterase, whose protein sequence is MAVKYETELYSPVKAFFERRGYDVKAEVKHCDLVGVRSDQNEPLIVEMKKTFNLSLLLQGMQRLKLSPFVYLAVERNRSKRGAVNQRWGELTALCRQLGLGLITVTFYKTKSPLIDVLCEPAVQTFTPGNSTSVRKGGIRRQRLLKEFDERSGDYNTGGSTRRQLVTAYREKALRVASALRAQGEASPALISKLTSVGSAASILQKNYYGWFERLSRGRYVLTIKGVQALTEHAHMLEDNNMFERDINELEMDSPLIQHIVDTKLEHIAEITVPYQIHGRDN
- a CDS encoding PrkA family serine protein kinase — translated: MNIFERVAEHRAESDRLSWNGTFEDYIALLREDPTPAMTAHARVYQMIESFGVEEVGGHKRYKFFEQEIFGLDRSIEKLVEEYFHSAARRLDVRKRILLLMGPVSGGKSTLVTLLKRGLEQFSRTEKGAVYAIEGCPMHEEPLHLIPLELRPEVEKEIGVRIEGNLCPSCQMRLRTEYGGDISKVRVERVIISEDNRVGIGTFSPSDPKSQDIADLTGSIDFSTITEFGSESDPRAYRFDGELNKANRGLMEFQEMLKCDEKFLWNLLSLTQEGNFKAGRFALISADEMIVAHTNESEYKSFISNKKNEALQSRMIVMPIPYNLKVSEEEKIYGKLIQQSDMKHVHIAPHALRTAAIFSILTRLKETKKQGMDLVKKMRMYDGEEVEGYKEADLREMQNEYLDEGMSGIDPRYVINRISSALIKQNLQCINALDILRAIKDGLDQHASISKEERERYLNFIALARKEYDELAKKEVQKAFVYSFEESAKTLFENYLDNIEAFCNWSKIRDPLTDEEMDPDERLMRSIEEQIGISENAKKAFREEILIRISAYSRKERKFEYSSHDRLREAIEKKLFADLKDIVKITTSTKTPDATQLKRMNEVIKRLIEEHGYTAASANELLRYVGSLLNR
- a CDS encoding globin-coupled sensor protein — its product is MSIAIARQQQLDYIGLTAGDLQLLADHRPAFEKVVDEVVDHFYNHVGNYPNLVDLIARFSSIDRLKETQKLYWLSMTDGVVDDAYIEQRIAIGLVHSRIGLSEDYYLGTYMVYLDIATSIFQQVIPEHWHLVIQALSKMFNLDSQLVLEAYEKKEKEKLNQLAEDQQHTLLAITQITQQLTGMISELNENAQAISDVARETAASQDQANGLLEELTKEIHQIGKMGEIIREISDQSHLVGLNAAIEAAHAGEFGRGFEVVASEVRKLAASSREAQGKIQSNLAQIMKKLGSVQQESEHTASGARRQASRSEELAVFATTMEKLACDLRKLDHQE